From Elephas maximus indicus isolate mEleMax1 chromosome 1, mEleMax1 primary haplotype, whole genome shotgun sequence, a single genomic window includes:
- the AKAP12 gene encoding A-kinase anchor protein 12 isoform X2, protein MLGTITITVGQRDPEDVSAKDSDKEMSANLEVVQDITKDGQEEMPEITEQIPSSENNLEELTQPTESQSNDVGFKKVFKFVGFKFTVKKDKSEKSDTVQLLTVKKDEVEGTGASNGAGDHQESSLEAGEAAPKESELKQSIEKPEETVKSEQGNNEITLKAESDRAAEEGKEEGEEKREKEPSKSLESPTSPTASETASPFKKFFTQGWSGWRKKTSFRKPKEDELESTEKKKEQEPEKVDIEENGKTEDTSEKPSASEQPAPQEKESVNDARLSAEYEKIDLPCEGQVNDLQGPAEEKTAPLATEVFDEKVEIVAEVHVSTEEETTEEQKAEVEEAVESLPPEKSVETNAELQEAEPAEELVMTEEVCAPGEDHTQPAELSPEEKVPSKHPEGIVNEVEVLSAQERTKGQGSPLKKLFTSTGLKKLSGKKQKGKRGGGEEESGEHSQVPVESPDSTDEQKGESSASSPEEPEEITCLEKGIADVQQDGEVEEGTTSDGEKKREGVTPWASFKKMVTPKKRIRRHSESDKEDELDKAKSATLSSTESAASETQEEVKGNGEEQKPEEPKRKVDTSVSWEALICVGSSKKRARKGSSSDEEGGPKAMGGDSQKTDEAGKDKETGTDNTPASSQEHDQGQGGSSPEQAGSPSEGEGVSTWESFKRLVTARKKSKSKMEEKNEDSVTGSGVEHSASDVEPGKEESWVSIKKFIPGRRKKRLDGKPEQATIEDTGPRDVNEDDSDVPAVVPLSEYDAVEREKKTEAQQAPRSEEKPEQKVAVCVSEELSKSLVQTVTVTVVDGLRAVTDIEERSPSWISASVTEPCEETEDEAKPLTEGVLEREVIAEEVPTVTKTLPESKDAGDDTIASEVEVTPEAVTPAETTDTFCAEEVTEASGAEETTEMVSAVSQLTDSPDTTEEATPVQEVEGDVPDLEDLGRRTQEVLQAVAEKVKEESQPLDSSGQEDTTQATQKVESEIPEKVEEAEGDSKVLELKKEIDAGLTGPVQGTETEDFIQGKVIVQTTPESFEKVPQVPESVESSGLVSISQAETSVGIESREVTKERADSVETLTDNETNGSTPVADFETQSTTQQDKIKEIHEDGEVVPGIQSELTEAEAVPAQEEMPPLPSSFQSQEESKEPSKMEEVLEPIDKEVPVEAVPILSETKAIQETDHFTDEKSKDTPFAEGLEVSTDREITVSQKKVPEVALEDEVTEEADFQKNASYSDSIELQSHPESLSTPVEREMVVQVEMEKIEAQPTHVDEEKLEEKTAVTVSEELGKLPVQTVNVTVVDGEDEGTSFEESSLSCLVQEEAVSTEVQVQSSDASLTVAAVEEKVVGETTKILETGAETLASGAAHLVPEEEPSDKDEDFTAQSGEDTVPTGAGSQAESIPPIVSAPAEGGGSSDLAGDKTTSQKWKPDEDHEQVVCQEVKASATLEEGSKAENKILEIESESSKLVQDVIQTAVDQLVSPEAAATEMFTSDLQAQAQVIIADHQEAGQEPEKEERELQASAQDETQTMATEEESELVTVEQTQSDVSKDESEVSEKMMTAEVESSSVSEQQQLEAAVLLSEEKRDAVGTKSVPEDDDSAVAGERIEKPLFESRSAEKGDTVAYPENQKSALEDTDASGYLTKESPDTNGPKLKKKDDAQGVEFQEGKVHSESEKEMKTPPQEEIHKPETELAKSELTESSDTV, encoded by the exons TTGGACAGAGGGACCCTGAAGATGTGAGTGCAAAAGATTCAGATAAAGAGATGTCTGCTAACTTGGAGGTGgttcaagacatcacaaaggaTGGACAGGAGGAAATGCCGGAAATAACTGAGCAGATTCCTTCTTCGGAAAATAATTTAGAAGAGTTAACACAGCCTACTGAGTCCCAGTCTAATGATGTTGGATTTAAGAAGGTTTTTAAGTTTGTCGGCTTTAAATTCACTGTGAAAAAGGATAAGTCCGAGAAGTCTGATACGGTCCAACTGCTCACTGTCAAAAAAGATGAAGTTGAAGGAACAGGAGCCTCGAATGGGGCTGGTGACCACCAGGAGTCCAGCTTGGAGGCTGGAGAAGCAGCTCCCAAAGAAAGTGAACTCAAACAGTCTATAGAGAAACCTGAAGAAACAGTCAAAAGTGAGCAAGGCAACAATGAAATCACTCTTAAAGCTGAGTCTGATCGAGCAGCAGAGGAAggcaaggaagaaggagaagaaaaacgAGAAAAAGAACCTAGCAAATCTCTAGAATCTCCAACCAGTCCGACAGCCAGTGAGACAGCATCACCCTTCAAAAAATTCTTCACTCAAGGTTGGTCGGGCTGGAGAAAAAAGACGAGTTTCAGGAAACCAAAGGAGGATGAACTAGAGTCTACtgagaagaaaaaggaacaagAGCCAGAAAAAGTAgacatagaagaaaatggaaagacagAGGATACCTCTGAGAAACCGAGTGCTTCTGAACAGCCAgcgccacaggagaaagaaagtGTTAACGATGCCAGATTATCAGCTGAATATGAAAAAATAGATCTGCCCTGTGAAGGTCAAGTTAATGACTTGCAGGGACCTGCTGAAGAGAAAACCGCTCCTTTGGCAACAGAAGTATTTGATGAAAAAGTAGAGATTGTTGCAGAAGTCCATGTTAGCACTGAAGAAGAGACAACAGAGGAGCAGAAAGCCGAGGTAGAAGAAGCCGTAGAGTCCTTGCCACCTGAGAAATCTGTCGAAACAAATGCTGAGCTGCAGGAAGCTGAGCCTGCTGAGGAACTAGTAATGACCGAAGAAGTATGTGCCCCTGGAGAGGACCATACCCAGCCAGCTGAACTAAGTCCTGAAGAAAAAGTGCCCTCTAAACACCCAGAAGGCATTGTGAACGAGGTGGAAGTGCTGTCAGCACAAGAGAGAACTAAGGGGCAAGGAAGCCCTTTAAAGAAACTTTTTACTAGCACTGGCTTAAAAAAGCTCTCtggaaagaaacagaaagggaaaagaggaggaggagaggaagaatcggGGGAACACAGTCAAGTTCCCGTAGAGTCTCCAGACAGTACAGATGAGCAGAAGGGTGAGAgctctgcttcctctcctgaaGAACCTGAGGAGATTACATGTCTAGAGAAAGGAATAGCAGATGTACAACAGGATGGGGAAGTTGAAGAAGGTACTACTTCtgatggagagaaaaaaagagaaggtgTTACTCCCTGGGCATCTTTCAAAAAGATGGTGACACCCAAGAAACGCATTAGAAGGCATTCTGAAAGTGATAAAGAAGATGAATTGGATAAGGCAAAGAGTGCTACCTTGTCGTCTACAGAGAGCGCAGCCTCTGAAACGCAAGAGGAAGTAAAGGGAAATGGAGAGGAGCAAAAGCCGGAAGAACCAAAGCGCAAGGTTGATACTTCAGTATCTTGGGAAGCTTTAATTTGTGTGGGATCATCCaagaagagagcaagaaaaggATCATCTTCTGATGAGGAAGGGGGACCAAAGGCAATGGGAGGAGACAGCCAAAAAACAGATGAAgcaggaaaagacaaagaaacagggACAGACAATACCCCTGCTAGTTCCCAAGAACATGATCAAGGACAAGGGGGTTCTTCACCTGAACAAGCTGGAAGCCCTTCTGAAGGCGAGGGAGTTTCCACCTGGGAGTCATTTAAACGATTAGTCActgcaagaaaaaaatcaaagtcaaaaatggaagagaaaaatgaagactcTGTAACTGGGTCTGGTGTAGAACATTCAGCTTCAGATGTTGAACCTGGGAAAGAAGAGTCCTGGGTTTCAATTAAGAAGTTTATTCCTGGACGAAGGAAGAAAAGATTAGACGGGAAACCAGAACAAGCCACTATTGAGGATACGGGCCCAAGAGATGTCAACGAAGATGATTCTGATGTCCCAGCTGTAGTACCTCTGTCCGAGTACGATGCCGTAGAGCGGgagaagaaaactgaagcacagcaAGCCCCCAGAAGTGAAGAGAAACCTGAGCAAAAGGTGGCTGTGTGCGTGTCAGAGGAGCTCAGTAAGAGCCTGGTTCAGACGGTGACCGTGACTGTTGTTGATGGGCTGAGGGCAGTCACTGATATTGAAGAGCGGTCTCCTTCTTGGATATCTGCATCAGTGACAGAACCttgtgaagaaacagaagatgaagCCAAACCATTAACTGAGGGGGTACTTGAAAGAGAAGTTATTGCAGAGGAAGTCCCCACTGTTACCAAAACTTTGCCAGAAAGCAAAGATGCCGGTGATGACACCATTGCTAGCGAGGTGGAAGTAACTCCTGAAGCTGTGACACCTGCGGAAACGACGGACACATTTTGTGCTGAAGAAGTGACAGAAGCATCCGGTGCTGAAGAGACCACAGAAATGGTTTCCGCAGTTTCCCAGTTAACCGACTCACCAGACACCACAGAGGAAGCCACACCAGTTCAGGAGGTAGAAGGTGACGTGCCAGACCTAGAAGACCTAGGGAGGCGAACTCAAGAGGTCCTGCAGGCAGTGGCAGAAAAAGTTAAGGAAGAATCACAGCCGCTTGACTCCAGTGGGCAAGAAGACACAACTCAGGCCACCCAAAAAGTAGAGTCAGAAATACCAGAGAAGGTGGAAGAAGCAGAAGGGGATTCCAAAGTGCTAGAACTGAAGAAAGAGATAGATGCTGGGTTGACGGGACCTGtacaaggaactgaaactgaggATTTTATACAAGGAAAGGTAATTGTACAGACCACCCCAGAAAGCTTTGAAAAAGTGCCTCAAGTTCCAGAGAGTGTAGAATCCAGTGGTCTTGTAagtatttctcaagcagaaaccTCAGTTGGGATCGAATCACGGGAGGTTACGAAGGAACGGGCTGACTCAGTTGAAACCCTTACAGACAATGAGACCAATGGAAGCACTCCAGTAGCAGATTTTGAAACTCAGAGTACAACACAGCAAGACAAGATCAAGGAAATCCATGAAGATGGTGAAGTTGTACCTGGTATACAGTCCGAGCTCACAGAAGCAGAGGCAGTTCCCGCACAGGAAGAGATGCCTCCCTTACCTTCCAGTTTTCAATCCCAGGAAGAAAGTAAAGAACCATCAAAAATGGAAGAAGTTCTAGAACCTATAGATAAAGAGGTACCAGTGGAAGCCGTACCCATTCTTTCAGAGACTAAAGCGATTCAAGAGACTgatcattttactgatgagaaaagcaaagacacaccCTTTGCTGAAGGACTTGAGGTGTCTACAGACAGAGAAATAACCGTCAGTCAGAAAAAGGTACCCGAAGTTGCCCTTGAAGATGAAGTTACCGAAGAAgctgactttcagaagaatgCTTCTTATTCTGATAGTATAGAACTCCAGAGTCACCCTGAGTCTCTTTCAACCCCAGTGGAAAGAGAAATGGTAGTTCAAGTTGAAATGGAGAAGATTGAAGCCCAGCCAACCCACGTAGATGAAGAGAAACTTGAGGAGAAAACAGCTGTAACCGTATCAGAAGAACTCGGTAAGCTCCCGGTTCAGACAGTTAATGTGACTGTTGTAGACGGAGAAGATGAAGGTACCAGTTTTGAAGAAAGCTCTCTTTCTTGCCTAGTTCAAGAGGAGGCAGTATCTACAGAAGTCCAAGTTCAAAGCTCTGATGCATCATTAACAGTTGCAGCTGTAGAGGAAAAGGTCGTAGGAGAAACTACCAAGATTTTAGAAACAGGAGCTGAAACTCTGGCGTCTGGAGCTGCACACTTAGTACCTGAAGAAGAACCCTCTGACAAAGACGAAGACTTTACTGCTCAGTCAGGGGAAGATACAGTGCCCACAGGGGCCGGGTCTCAGGCAGAATCAATACCACCAATAGTGTCTGCTCCTGCTGAGGGAGGAGGAAGTTCTGACCTGGCAGGAGACAAAACCACGTCACAGAAATGGAAGCCAGATGAAGACCATGAACAGGTTGTTTGTCAGGAAGTCAAAGCGAGCGCAACACTAGAGGAAGGCTCGAAGGCTGAAAACAAGATTCTGGAAATTGAGAGTGAGAGCAGTAAACTTGTACAAGACGTCATTCAGACAGCCGTTGACCAGTTAGTGAGTCCAGAAGCAGCAGCCACGGAAATGTTTACATCTGACTTGCAGGCGCAGGCTCAGGTGATCATAGCTGACCACCAGGAAGCTGGACAGGAGCCCGAGAAAGAAGAACGTGAACTTCAGGCCTCTGCACAGGATGAAACACAAACTATGGCAACCGAAGAGGAGTCAGAGCTAGTCACTGTGGAACAAACACAGTCTGATGTTTCCAAAGATGAGAGTGAAGTGTCAGAAAAAATGATGACGGCTGAGGTAGAAAGCTCCAGTGTCAGCGAGCAGCAGCAGCTTGAAGCGGCCGTTCTGCtgtcagaggaaaagagagatGCAGTTGGAACAAAGTCTGTACCAGAAGACGATGATAGTGCAGTGGCAGGAGAAAGAATCGAGAAGCCACTCTTTGAATCCAGAAGTGCTGAGAAAGGAGATACTGTTGCTTACCCGGAGAACCAAAAATCAGCCCTGGAAGATACTGACGCCTCAGGATACCTAACCAAAGAGTCCCCAGACACAAATGGaccaaaactgaaaaagaaagacgaCGCCCAAGGAGTAGAATTTCAGGAAGGAAAAGTGCATAGTGAGTCAGAAAAAGAGATGAAAACACCACCACAGGAGGagatacataaaccagagacagaGTTGGCAAAATCAGAACTTACAGAATCCTCAGATACcgt TTAA
- the AKAP12 gene encoding A-kinase anchor protein 12 isoform X1: MGAGSSSEQRSPDQPEAGSAPLAEPEPEPEPSGGGPSEETASGALGDPAVAAADPAAKLLQKNGQLSTVSGLTEQGELSLQEGDLSGKEEEVIVTDVGQRDPEDVSAKDSDKEMSANLEVVQDITKDGQEEMPEITEQIPSSENNLEELTQPTESQSNDVGFKKVFKFVGFKFTVKKDKSEKSDTVQLLTVKKDEVEGTGASNGAGDHQESSLEAGEAAPKESELKQSIEKPEETVKSEQGNNEITLKAESDRAAEEGKEEGEEKREKEPSKSLESPTSPTASETASPFKKFFTQGWSGWRKKTSFRKPKEDELESTEKKKEQEPEKVDIEENGKTEDTSEKPSASEQPAPQEKESVNDARLSAEYEKIDLPCEGQVNDLQGPAEEKTAPLATEVFDEKVEIVAEVHVSTEEETTEEQKAEVEEAVESLPPEKSVETNAELQEAEPAEELVMTEEVCAPGEDHTQPAELSPEEKVPSKHPEGIVNEVEVLSAQERTKGQGSPLKKLFTSTGLKKLSGKKQKGKRGGGEEESGEHSQVPVESPDSTDEQKGESSASSPEEPEEITCLEKGIADVQQDGEVEEGTTSDGEKKREGVTPWASFKKMVTPKKRIRRHSESDKEDELDKAKSATLSSTESAASETQEEVKGNGEEQKPEEPKRKVDTSVSWEALICVGSSKKRARKGSSSDEEGGPKAMGGDSQKTDEAGKDKETGTDNTPASSQEHDQGQGGSSPEQAGSPSEGEGVSTWESFKRLVTARKKSKSKMEEKNEDSVTGSGVEHSASDVEPGKEESWVSIKKFIPGRRKKRLDGKPEQATIEDTGPRDVNEDDSDVPAVVPLSEYDAVEREKKTEAQQAPRSEEKPEQKVAVCVSEELSKSLVQTVTVTVVDGLRAVTDIEERSPSWISASVTEPCEETEDEAKPLTEGVLEREVIAEEVPTVTKTLPESKDAGDDTIASEVEVTPEAVTPAETTDTFCAEEVTEASGAEETTEMVSAVSQLTDSPDTTEEATPVQEVEGDVPDLEDLGRRTQEVLQAVAEKVKEESQPLDSSGQEDTTQATQKVESEIPEKVEEAEGDSKVLELKKEIDAGLTGPVQGTETEDFIQGKVIVQTTPESFEKVPQVPESVESSGLVSISQAETSVGIESREVTKERADSVETLTDNETNGSTPVADFETQSTTQQDKIKEIHEDGEVVPGIQSELTEAEAVPAQEEMPPLPSSFQSQEESKEPSKMEEVLEPIDKEVPVEAVPILSETKAIQETDHFTDEKSKDTPFAEGLEVSTDREITVSQKKVPEVALEDEVTEEADFQKNASYSDSIELQSHPESLSTPVEREMVVQVEMEKIEAQPTHVDEEKLEEKTAVTVSEELGKLPVQTVNVTVVDGEDEGTSFEESSLSCLVQEEAVSTEVQVQSSDASLTVAAVEEKVVGETTKILETGAETLASGAAHLVPEEEPSDKDEDFTAQSGEDTVPTGAGSQAESIPPIVSAPAEGGGSSDLAGDKTTSQKWKPDEDHEQVVCQEVKASATLEEGSKAENKILEIESESSKLVQDVIQTAVDQLVSPEAAATEMFTSDLQAQAQVIIADHQEAGQEPEKEERELQASAQDETQTMATEEESELVTVEQTQSDVSKDESEVSEKMMTAEVESSSVSEQQQLEAAVLLSEEKRDAVGTKSVPEDDDSAVAGERIEKPLFESRSAEKGDTVAYPENQKSALEDTDASGYLTKESPDTNGPKLKKKDDAQGVEFQEGKVHSESEKEMKTPPQEEIHKPETELAKSELTESSDTV; this comes from the exons TTGGACAGAGGGACCCTGAAGATGTGAGTGCAAAAGATTCAGATAAAGAGATGTCTGCTAACTTGGAGGTGgttcaagacatcacaaaggaTGGACAGGAGGAAATGCCGGAAATAACTGAGCAGATTCCTTCTTCGGAAAATAATTTAGAAGAGTTAACACAGCCTACTGAGTCCCAGTCTAATGATGTTGGATTTAAGAAGGTTTTTAAGTTTGTCGGCTTTAAATTCACTGTGAAAAAGGATAAGTCCGAGAAGTCTGATACGGTCCAACTGCTCACTGTCAAAAAAGATGAAGTTGAAGGAACAGGAGCCTCGAATGGGGCTGGTGACCACCAGGAGTCCAGCTTGGAGGCTGGAGAAGCAGCTCCCAAAGAAAGTGAACTCAAACAGTCTATAGAGAAACCTGAAGAAACAGTCAAAAGTGAGCAAGGCAACAATGAAATCACTCTTAAAGCTGAGTCTGATCGAGCAGCAGAGGAAggcaaggaagaaggagaagaaaaacgAGAAAAAGAACCTAGCAAATCTCTAGAATCTCCAACCAGTCCGACAGCCAGTGAGACAGCATCACCCTTCAAAAAATTCTTCACTCAAGGTTGGTCGGGCTGGAGAAAAAAGACGAGTTTCAGGAAACCAAAGGAGGATGAACTAGAGTCTACtgagaagaaaaaggaacaagAGCCAGAAAAAGTAgacatagaagaaaatggaaagacagAGGATACCTCTGAGAAACCGAGTGCTTCTGAACAGCCAgcgccacaggagaaagaaagtGTTAACGATGCCAGATTATCAGCTGAATATGAAAAAATAGATCTGCCCTGTGAAGGTCAAGTTAATGACTTGCAGGGACCTGCTGAAGAGAAAACCGCTCCTTTGGCAACAGAAGTATTTGATGAAAAAGTAGAGATTGTTGCAGAAGTCCATGTTAGCACTGAAGAAGAGACAACAGAGGAGCAGAAAGCCGAGGTAGAAGAAGCCGTAGAGTCCTTGCCACCTGAGAAATCTGTCGAAACAAATGCTGAGCTGCAGGAAGCTGAGCCTGCTGAGGAACTAGTAATGACCGAAGAAGTATGTGCCCCTGGAGAGGACCATACCCAGCCAGCTGAACTAAGTCCTGAAGAAAAAGTGCCCTCTAAACACCCAGAAGGCATTGTGAACGAGGTGGAAGTGCTGTCAGCACAAGAGAGAACTAAGGGGCAAGGAAGCCCTTTAAAGAAACTTTTTACTAGCACTGGCTTAAAAAAGCTCTCtggaaagaaacagaaagggaaaagaggaggaggagaggaagaatcggGGGAACACAGTCAAGTTCCCGTAGAGTCTCCAGACAGTACAGATGAGCAGAAGGGTGAGAgctctgcttcctctcctgaaGAACCTGAGGAGATTACATGTCTAGAGAAAGGAATAGCAGATGTACAACAGGATGGGGAAGTTGAAGAAGGTACTACTTCtgatggagagaaaaaaagagaaggtgTTACTCCCTGGGCATCTTTCAAAAAGATGGTGACACCCAAGAAACGCATTAGAAGGCATTCTGAAAGTGATAAAGAAGATGAATTGGATAAGGCAAAGAGTGCTACCTTGTCGTCTACAGAGAGCGCAGCCTCTGAAACGCAAGAGGAAGTAAAGGGAAATGGAGAGGAGCAAAAGCCGGAAGAACCAAAGCGCAAGGTTGATACTTCAGTATCTTGGGAAGCTTTAATTTGTGTGGGATCATCCaagaagagagcaagaaaaggATCATCTTCTGATGAGGAAGGGGGACCAAAGGCAATGGGAGGAGACAGCCAAAAAACAGATGAAgcaggaaaagacaaagaaacagggACAGACAATACCCCTGCTAGTTCCCAAGAACATGATCAAGGACAAGGGGGTTCTTCACCTGAACAAGCTGGAAGCCCTTCTGAAGGCGAGGGAGTTTCCACCTGGGAGTCATTTAAACGATTAGTCActgcaagaaaaaaatcaaagtcaaaaatggaagagaaaaatgaagactcTGTAACTGGGTCTGGTGTAGAACATTCAGCTTCAGATGTTGAACCTGGGAAAGAAGAGTCCTGGGTTTCAATTAAGAAGTTTATTCCTGGACGAAGGAAGAAAAGATTAGACGGGAAACCAGAACAAGCCACTATTGAGGATACGGGCCCAAGAGATGTCAACGAAGATGATTCTGATGTCCCAGCTGTAGTACCTCTGTCCGAGTACGATGCCGTAGAGCGGgagaagaaaactgaagcacagcaAGCCCCCAGAAGTGAAGAGAAACCTGAGCAAAAGGTGGCTGTGTGCGTGTCAGAGGAGCTCAGTAAGAGCCTGGTTCAGACGGTGACCGTGACTGTTGTTGATGGGCTGAGGGCAGTCACTGATATTGAAGAGCGGTCTCCTTCTTGGATATCTGCATCAGTGACAGAACCttgtgaagaaacagaagatgaagCCAAACCATTAACTGAGGGGGTACTTGAAAGAGAAGTTATTGCAGAGGAAGTCCCCACTGTTACCAAAACTTTGCCAGAAAGCAAAGATGCCGGTGATGACACCATTGCTAGCGAGGTGGAAGTAACTCCTGAAGCTGTGACACCTGCGGAAACGACGGACACATTTTGTGCTGAAGAAGTGACAGAAGCATCCGGTGCTGAAGAGACCACAGAAATGGTTTCCGCAGTTTCCCAGTTAACCGACTCACCAGACACCACAGAGGAAGCCACACCAGTTCAGGAGGTAGAAGGTGACGTGCCAGACCTAGAAGACCTAGGGAGGCGAACTCAAGAGGTCCTGCAGGCAGTGGCAGAAAAAGTTAAGGAAGAATCACAGCCGCTTGACTCCAGTGGGCAAGAAGACACAACTCAGGCCACCCAAAAAGTAGAGTCAGAAATACCAGAGAAGGTGGAAGAAGCAGAAGGGGATTCCAAAGTGCTAGAACTGAAGAAAGAGATAGATGCTGGGTTGACGGGACCTGtacaaggaactgaaactgaggATTTTATACAAGGAAAGGTAATTGTACAGACCACCCCAGAAAGCTTTGAAAAAGTGCCTCAAGTTCCAGAGAGTGTAGAATCCAGTGGTCTTGTAagtatttctcaagcagaaaccTCAGTTGGGATCGAATCACGGGAGGTTACGAAGGAACGGGCTGACTCAGTTGAAACCCTTACAGACAATGAGACCAATGGAAGCACTCCAGTAGCAGATTTTGAAACTCAGAGTACAACACAGCAAGACAAGATCAAGGAAATCCATGAAGATGGTGAAGTTGTACCTGGTATACAGTCCGAGCTCACAGAAGCAGAGGCAGTTCCCGCACAGGAAGAGATGCCTCCCTTACCTTCCAGTTTTCAATCCCAGGAAGAAAGTAAAGAACCATCAAAAATGGAAGAAGTTCTAGAACCTATAGATAAAGAGGTACCAGTGGAAGCCGTACCCATTCTTTCAGAGACTAAAGCGATTCAAGAGACTgatcattttactgatgagaaaagcaaagacacaccCTTTGCTGAAGGACTTGAGGTGTCTACAGACAGAGAAATAACCGTCAGTCAGAAAAAGGTACCCGAAGTTGCCCTTGAAGATGAAGTTACCGAAGAAgctgactttcagaagaatgCTTCTTATTCTGATAGTATAGAACTCCAGAGTCACCCTGAGTCTCTTTCAACCCCAGTGGAAAGAGAAATGGTAGTTCAAGTTGAAATGGAGAAGATTGAAGCCCAGCCAACCCACGTAGATGAAGAGAAACTTGAGGAGAAAACAGCTGTAACCGTATCAGAAGAACTCGGTAAGCTCCCGGTTCAGACAGTTAATGTGACTGTTGTAGACGGAGAAGATGAAGGTACCAGTTTTGAAGAAAGCTCTCTTTCTTGCCTAGTTCAAGAGGAGGCAGTATCTACAGAAGTCCAAGTTCAAAGCTCTGATGCATCATTAACAGTTGCAGCTGTAGAGGAAAAGGTCGTAGGAGAAACTACCAAGATTTTAGAAACAGGAGCTGAAACTCTGGCGTCTGGAGCTGCACACTTAGTACCTGAAGAAGAACCCTCTGACAAAGACGAAGACTTTACTGCTCAGTCAGGGGAAGATACAGTGCCCACAGGGGCCGGGTCTCAGGCAGAATCAATACCACCAATAGTGTCTGCTCCTGCTGAGGGAGGAGGAAGTTCTGACCTGGCAGGAGACAAAACCACGTCACAGAAATGGAAGCCAGATGAAGACCATGAACAGGTTGTTTGTCAGGAAGTCAAAGCGAGCGCAACACTAGAGGAAGGCTCGAAGGCTGAAAACAAGATTCTGGAAATTGAGAGTGAGAGCAGTAAACTTGTACAAGACGTCATTCAGACAGCCGTTGACCAGTTAGTGAGTCCAGAAGCAGCAGCCACGGAAATGTTTACATCTGACTTGCAGGCGCAGGCTCAGGTGATCATAGCTGACCACCAGGAAGCTGGACAGGAGCCCGAGAAAGAAGAACGTGAACTTCAGGCCTCTGCACAGGATGAAACACAAACTATGGCAACCGAAGAGGAGTCAGAGCTAGTCACTGTGGAACAAACACAGTCTGATGTTTCCAAAGATGAGAGTGAAGTGTCAGAAAAAATGATGACGGCTGAGGTAGAAAGCTCCAGTGTCAGCGAGCAGCAGCAGCTTGAAGCGGCCGTTCTGCtgtcagaggaaaagagagatGCAGTTGGAACAAAGTCTGTACCAGAAGACGATGATAGTGCAGTGGCAGGAGAAAGAATCGAGAAGCCACTCTTTGAATCCAGAAGTGCTGAGAAAGGAGATACTGTTGCTTACCCGGAGAACCAAAAATCAGCCCTGGAAGATACTGACGCCTCAGGATACCTAACCAAAGAGTCCCCAGACACAAATGGaccaaaactgaaaaagaaagacgaCGCCCAAGGAGTAGAATTTCAGGAAGGAAAAGTGCATAGTGAGTCAGAAAAAGAGATGAAAACACCACCACAGGAGGagatacataaaccagagacagaGTTGGCAAAATCAGAACTTACAGAATCCTCAGATACcgt TTAA